The Arachis ipaensis cultivar K30076 chromosome B07, Araip1.1, whole genome shotgun sequence genome includes a window with the following:
- the LOC107609547 gene encoding uncharacterized protein LOC107609547: MEDFLSGLFDFFCYVSDSETALREELISEFLLLKQSGFYSVDACQAFSDWFFFSRLHSKPSFLARCFKPDESRRLCHEYELAKARFYTLAKDDGFNGLCCSLHDWYKRGKKRCTADLKLLGIDKSLVAESGVLKGHADAIEEGLVVDGDGVIPVPNVSSYVLSQVILFLEKKQHFQETHDKAAAHYEAWSTAFFNRNSLILPELHQAAQDLQIPSLLEAISKVQKRKDGGHLNDNLSSEMFHYFCGMAGNNKRGGAILEELNNLKLFRGLDKVACGNFRIWFTQIGNPGRDHHNHNKFKTFMKSPAFGQVCLSLYWGDERLQFAQVSLRSQDGKVLQIDKSVAVDESVFLRRCVRCSGWWTEIPVNIDSSVLSSIIDFCSKVWDFHKIYGSRRIKEGLVAVDYFRCWVTEFLKSNIDILSELYEAADFLEIPSLLLLTTGEMTDLVTEPLDKASVLSGKLSFSRMLSSLFFKFTE; encoded by the exons ATGGAGGATTTTTTGTCCGGGTTGTTCGACTTTTTCTGTTATGTAAGCGACAGCGAAACTGCATTACGGGAAGAACTAATTAGCGAATTTTTGCTACTGAAGCAATCGGGATTCTACAGCGTGGATGCTTGTCAAGCCTTTAGCGATTGGTTCTTTTTCTCTCGTCTACACAGTAAACCAAGTTTTTTGGCGCGCTGTTTTAAGCCGGACGAGTCTCGTCGGCTCTGCCATGAATATGAGCTTGCGAAAGCTCGTTTTTACACTCTTGCGAAGGATGACGGATTCAATGGTCTCTGCTGCTCTCTCCACGATTGGTACAAAAGGGGTAAAAAAAGATGCACGGCGGATCTAAAACTTCTGGGGATCGATAAGAGCCTTGTTGCTGAATCTGGGGTTTTGAAGGGCCACGCTGATGCTATTGAAGAAGGTTTGGTGGTTGACGGCGATGGAGTGATCCCCGTGCCTAATGTCTCCAGCTATGTCCTCTCTCAGGTCATCCTCTTCTTGGAGAAGAAACAACATTTCCAGGAGACCCACGACAAAGCTGCCGCCCACTACGAGGCCTGGTCCACCGCCTTTTTCAACCGGAACAGTCTCATTCTCCCCGAGTTGCATCAG GCTGCGCAAGATCTTCAGATCCCAAGCTTGCTGGAAGCGATAAGTAAGGTGCAAAAGCGCAAGGATGGTGGCCACCTCAATGACAATTTGTCGAGCGAAATGTTCCACTATTTCTGTGGTATGGCCGGCAACAACAAACGCGGTGGAGCCATTCTGGAGGAATTGAATAACCTCAAGTTATTTAGAGGCTTGGATAAGGTTGCCTGTGGAAACTTCAGAATATGGTTCACTCAGATTGGGAATCCGGGTAGGGACCATCATAATCACAATAAATTCAAGACTTTCATGAAGTCCCCTGCCTTCGGTCAAGTCTGCCTTTCTCTTTATTGGGGCGACGAACGTCTGCAGTTTGCCCAGGTCTCCTTAAGAAGCCAAGACGGAAAGGTCTTGCAGATCGATAAGAGTGTTGCCGTTGATGAATCTGTGTTTTTAAGACGCTGTGTTAGGTGTAGTGGTTGGTGGACTGAGATCCCTGTGAACATTGATAGCTCTGTACTCTCATCAATCATTGACTTCTGTTCTAAGGTATGGGATTTCCATAAGATATATGGTTCCCGCCGGATCAAGGAGGGCCTTGTGGCTGTGGATTATTTCCGGTGCTGGGTCACAGAATTCCTCAAGAGTAACATAGACATTCTCTCGGAATTGTACGAG GCTGCTGACTTTCTTGAAATCCCGAGCCTGTTGCTGCTTACAACTGGAGAGATGACAGATCTGGTGACGGAGCCCCTTGACAAGGCATCGGTGTTGTCTGGGAAACTATCATTTTCACGAATGCTGTCATCCCTTTTCTTTAAATTCACAGAGTAG